One Takifugu rubripes chromosome 2, fTakRub1.2, whole genome shotgun sequence genomic region harbors:
- the LOC115248818 gene encoding transcriptional regulator Myc-like isoform X1 codes for MAMNSNYDPLQLFFHSENELQDVLPSKEFWKKFELLPSPSPNLAYDQSITHSSQPFLKPIIFQDCMWSGFNVDAELEKADATWMESAGSRALNMDYLQDLNMSLLQCIDPALIFPYSVEEKSKHSAPPKRRSHCSDGEDGDDDNDDG; via the exons ATGGCGATGAATTCCAACTACGATCCTCTCCAACTGTTTTTTCACTCTGAAAATGAACTCCAGGATGTGTTGCCCAGCAAGGAGTTCTGGAAGAAATTTGAGCTGTTACCGAGCCCTTCTCCCAATCTGGCCTACGACCAGAGCATCACCCACAGTTCCCAGCCTTTCCTGAAGCCTATCATCTTCCAGGACTGCATGTGGAGCGGCTTCAATGTTGATGCTGAACTGGAGAAGGCCGATGCCACTTGGATGGAATCAGCTGGTTCGAGGGCCCTTAATATGGATTACCTGCAGGATCTGAACATGTCTCTGTTACAATGCATTGATCCAGCTCTAATTTTCCCATACTCGgtagaagagaagtcgaagcaCAGCGCACCACCCAAACGGCGCAGCCACTGTAGTGACGGAG AAGATGGTGACGATGATAATGACGATG GCTGA
- the LOC101069642 gene encoding three-finger toxin A2-like has product MKVVLVTLLLLVCSTQVLTLTCFVCADANDTICMEEFPCPDGSNYCVTVEQGGVISSRTCEPTCPDTPYTNCCTEDLC; this is encoded by the exons ATGAAGGTTGTTCTTGTGacgctcctgctgctggtgtgcagCACTCAGG TGCTCACGCTCACTTGCTTTGTCTGCGCTGATGCAAACGACACCATCTGCATGGAGGAGTTTCCGTGTCCAGACGGCTCCAACTACTGCGTGACGGTGGAGCAGG GTGGTGTGATCTCTTCTCGGACTTGTGAACCAACCTGTCCTGACACACcctacacaaactgctgcactgaAGATCTTTGTTAa
- the LOC115248818 gene encoding transcriptional regulator Myc-B-like isoform X2 yields the protein MAMNSNYDPLQLFFHSENELQDVLPSKEFWKKFELLPSPSPNLAYDQSITHSSQPFLKPIIFQDCMWSGFNVDAELEKADATWMESAEEKSKHSAPPKRRSHCSDGEDGDDDNDDG from the exons ATGGCGATGAATTCCAACTACGATCCTCTCCAACTGTTTTTTCACTCTGAAAATGAACTCCAGGATGTGTTGCCCAGCAAGGAGTTCTGGAAGAAATTTGAGCTGTTACCGAGCCCTTCTCCCAATCTGGCCTACGACCAGAGCATCACCCACAGTTCCCAGCCTTTCCTGAAGCCTATCATCTTCCAGGACTGCATGTGGAGCGGCTTCAATGTTGATGCTGAACTGGAGAAGGCCGATGCCACTTGGATGGAATCAGCTG aagagaagtcgaagcaCAGCGCACCACCCAAACGGCGCAGCCACTGTAGTGACGGAG AAGATGGTGACGATGATAATGACGATG GCTGA